The region TTTTATTAAAATGGCAAGCTATCCAGTTTTTCTTTGCCTTGACCAAGCTGAAGGCTCTAGATTGTTCACATAACTAATATAGTGGGCTAATGGTTTATCAACACTCAATAAAATATTTGGCTTAAAGTGAATGTTGTCATAAATCAAACCGTCTTCATGGCGCAGAAAATAGTAAGCTAATTTTGTACAGAGTAAGAGAAAGTGACTGACCAAATAACCCATAATGCCGGGACGTTTTGCAGTGACGTAAATGGGTTGAATTTTGATTTTACTCAACTCGGAATTGACACCATCAGCCTGTAAACTGGACAGAGGCGTGTAAGCATAGATCATGTGTAGAGGAGGAAAAAAACGAACATTTTTCATAATGGTCAACAAACCGATGCAACCATTGTCATAACGCATGGAATATTCATAGTTTTCTCCCAAAAAATAGTGCATTAAGCTCTCCCTTAAGGTGGTATTTGGCACATCACCTTTCATAGTGAAATCAATCTGGGTTCCTGATTCATTTTGCCGCAAGGATAAATCCATTTTGATATCAAGATGATGGACTGTCTTCAGATGTTGGGCATCAATGCCATTCATCATGCAAATATGGTGGTGACACTTTCTTTCAAAGGCTTTATCTGCTTGGGTGATCAATTTTTTGCCCTGGAGTTCGTCAAATTCTGGTAAATCATTGGGGGCAATTTCTTCTGGAAAAACCCAAA is a window of Synechocystis sp. PCC 7338 DNA encoding:
- a CDS encoding aromatic ring-hydroxylating dioxygenase subunit alpha; the encoded protein is MDIFNNWQIVAKGWYIICPSQTLGRGQAKSITLCGQKIVVFRGEDGKTRALHAYCPHLGTDLGLGRVEGNWIRCNFHRWAFDETGKCRHIPCQPTIPSKAKLASYATAEKYGFIWVFPEEIAPNDLPEFDELQGKKLITQADKAFERKCHHHICMMNGIDAQHLKTVHHLDIKMDLSLRQNESGTQIDFTMKGDVPNTTLRESLMHYFLGENYEYSMRYDNGCIGLLTIMKNVRFFPPLHMIYAYTPLSSLQADGVNSELSKIKIQPIYVTAKRPGIMGYLVSHFLLLCTKLAYYFLRHEDGLIYDNIHFKPNILLSVDKPLAHYISYVNNLEPSAWSRQRKTG